A single Populus alba chromosome 7, ASM523922v2, whole genome shotgun sequence DNA region contains:
- the LOC118063249 gene encoding geranylgeranyl pyrophosphate synthase, chloroplastic yields MTFVNLGSWYQTSIINKDTGPRSIPISKNLSPGSKSLQIPSVHQKQRKPMSSICAVLAKEETLQEDQRKPTFDFKSYMLQKANSVNKALDAAVSLKEPAKIHESMRYSLLAGGKRVRPVLCLAACDLVGGSESMALPAACAVEMIHTMSLMHDDLPCMDNDDLRRGKPTNHIVFGEDVAVLAGDALLSFAFEHVAVSTIHVSPLRIVRAIGELAKAIGAEGLVAGQVVDICSEGLSEVGLEQLEFIHVHKTAKLLEGAVVLGAILGGGTDEEVEKLRKYAISIGLLFQVVDDILDVTKSSQELGKTAGKDLVADKVTYPRLMGIEKSREFAERLLNEAKDMLAGFNQEKAAPLIALANYIAYRQN; encoded by the coding sequence ATGACTTTTGTGAATCTGGGTTCATGGTATCAGACATCAATCATCAACAAAGATACAGGACCCAGATCCATACCCATCTCAAAAAATTTATCTCCAGGTTCTAAAAGTCTTCAAATTCCTTCAGTACatcaaaaacagagaaaaccCATGTCTTCAATTTGTGCGGTTCTCGCAAAAGAAGAGACTCTTCAAGAAGATCAACGAAAACCCACTTTTGATTTCAAGTCTTACATGCTACAAAAAGCCAATTCTGTTAACAAAGCATTAGATGCTGCTGTTTCTCTTAAAGAACCGGCTAAAATCCATGAGTCTATGCGATACTCTCTTTTGGCTGGTGGCAAGAGGGTTAGGCCGGTGCTTTGTCTCGCTGCGTGTGACCTTGTTGGTGGGTCTGAATCCATGGCTTTGCCTGCTGCTTGTGCCGTAGAAATGATCCATACTATGTCGTTAATGCATGATGATCTTCCTTGCATGGATAACGATGATCTTCGCCGTGGAAAACCCaccaatcatattgtttttggcGAGGATGTTGCGGTTTTGGCAGGGGATGCTTTACTGTCATTTGCATTTGAACATGTTGCAGTGTCTACAATCCATGTTTCGCCTCTTAGAATTGTTCGTGCAATTGGTGAATTGGCGAAAGCTATTGGTGCTGAAGGACTTGTCGCCGGACAAGTTGTTGATATTTGTTCTGAAGGGTTGTCCGAAGTGGGGTTGGAGCAGCTTGAATTTATTCATGTTCATAAGACTGCGAAGTTGTTGGAAGGTGCTGTTGTTCTAGGGGCCATATTAGGTGGAGGAACCGATGAGGAAGTTGAGAAATTGAGGAAATATGCAATAAGTATTGGATTATTGTTTCAAGTAGTGGATGATATTCTTGATGTTACCAAATCTTCACAAGAATTGGGGAAAACTGCAGGGAAGGATTTGGTTGCGGATAAGGTTACTTATCCTAGGTTAATGGGAATTGAGAAGTCTCGGGAGTTTGCTGAGAGGTTGCTGAACGAAGCCAAGGACATGCTTGCTGGATTTAATCAAGAGAAGGCCGCTCCGTTGATTGCTTTGGCTAATTACATTGCTTACAGGCAAAACTAA